From Chondrocystis sp. NIES-4102:
ATCGTAGCCGATACTAAAGCCAGACCAGAAAGAGAAGATATTAAAGCAGTAGCAAAAGAGTACGATCTTTTAATTATGCCTAGTCCGCCACGGGTATTGGACTTAGATGCATTACTTAAAACTAGGGATATTTTGGTTGAGTACGGAACTAATTACAAAGCACTATTAACCATTACGCCTCCACCTAGAAAAAGACCAGGCGGAAGCGAAAAAACACCCAGTAGTAAAGAACAAGAAGCCCGAGAACTATTAGAGGCAGAAGAGATACCCGTATTTGTTTCAGCAATTTATCAGTATACGGCGATCGAAAAATCTCCTCTGGCTGGAGTAACTGTCGATCAGTATGAAGATAGTTATTCAACTGTAGCTTGGGAATGTTATCAAAATCTAGGTAGGGAGATTTACGATGGCAAAAAATAAGTTGAGTTTGGCAGATCTTAGTCGTCAACGAAAAAAAGTTCTTGAGGAAATTGATGAATCACCTCTGACTTCTAATTTTACAGAAGTTGAATCTAGTCAAACAGATGAAACTAAATCCATTCAGTTTGAAAATGTGAACGAGGCTGTGGAGAATGACAAGCGTAGCGAAGTCATGCCGTTATCCGAAGGTGTCCTAACCCTAAAGGGTACACCTTCGGATAAGGATACACCTTCGGATATATCCTCTAGGGCAGGCTTATCGCCTCAAATTGGGACAACAGAATCTACTTTAACTGTTAATCAAAACCCCAATATCAATCATTCACCAGTTGAAATCGAAGTTTCAGAAGAAACCAAGAAACCAGGTAGACCGAAAAGCTTGCGTAGCGATCCAAACTTTGAAACTACCACTATTTTTCTCCATCGTGGAACTAAAGCTAAAGCTCGTTATCATCTTGCCACCCAAGAACAAAAGCAGGATCTACAAGTTCTCATCAACGAGCTATTAGAGGACTGGGTTACAAAGCGAGAACAAAATAGTGCTAACGCATAATTGTGCAATTGTAAAATTATATAAATACATAATCATGTCATCACATAACCATACAATTTTGTAGTGACATATTTTTATTTTCGGTTCTAACTGTTCCTTCTACAATTATGCAATTCTACAATGACACAAGTACACAATTGTATACTTATGCCACTATAAAATTATGGAAATGCAAAAACTATCTCAATAGCCCGTTATTAAATTTCTTCTTACTCTTAGGTCTTCGATAATTTTTAGATTTTGGTGACTTAGGATTTTGACCGAAGCCTTTTGATGATTCGTCTGTTTTGGGAGCAGAAAATTCTGGGGCAGCAACTTTTGATGGTTGACTATCGACAATTTTCTGTATTTCAGTACGCCAATCCCTTTCTTTTAGAGCGAATGAACATATATCCTGATATTGTTCTAGCCAATACTTTTGGTGAATCGATTGAGGGGCTTGAGGATGATCTTTTCCTACTAGGGCATTACCCCATAATAAATCCGTGCGATCGGCTAAATAGAATATGGGTTCGGCAAACCACGGGCAGTACAGATACCAATTAACCAGACAAGCCTTTAAAACTAACTTGTCGATATCTACTCCTACCATACTTAAGACTTGATTGCTGGCTTCTAAAGTCATTACTCCCGTCCCGATGGCAGGCTCACAACCCTTTTGAAGTCGAGTATCTAGCCGATCACAAAAGAGCATTTTCCCAATCATATTAGCTACAGAACCAGGGGTAGGGAAATAGCCAGTATGTTTTTGAGAACCCTTACCCTTAGATTCAGCGATTAATACTCCAAAGTAGTCCTTTGGTCGATATAGTAAGGGAAAAAGATCGAATAATTGATAAAGAACCATGCTGCATCCATCGCAGCTATGGGGTTCGAGAGGAAGTTTTCTAAACCAGGGATGAGGATGACCGAAGCCATAAAGTAGCCAGTCTAGTAAATATTCGACTCTAGTCATAATATTGACATAACCTCCCTGGGTAAGCATCTTATCCAGACAGATATCGAGCATTTTTCGTCCCTTATCATGGCTGGAAACATAGCCTTCGCCAAAGGTAATTGGAGGAATTGGCTCTTGGGGCAGAATCTGATTCTGAATATTTTCTAGTCGTTTATCTGGATTTGGTTCTTGTAAGAGATGGTATTTTTCAGTGGGTACAATTTGTAGTCTCATCCAGTATTCCCATCGACCATAAAGCATACTGTCAATATGGAAAAGATAGGGTTTGAGCCAGCCTGGTTCTAACTCTCGTTTTAAGTTAGGAATATATTTAGTCTTTAATTCTTGTTGGTCATAATCCCTGGCAATAATAGAAGTATTGGGAATTGAACTGAGGAGTGAAAAACGCATATTTTAACCAAAAATATATTTACGTTTTTCCTAAGTTGCCAAACTTACCAAATTGGAAATAGCTGAATAAAATAGTAGATGTGAGTTGTGTTGGTGGTTATAACCCATGTCCAAAACTATTGCCTTATTTAGCAACAACCTGTTCTATGTTATTGGAGTCAAAAATTTTGTTTCTAACCACCAACTGCAAAACATTACTTTAAAAGACTTAGAAAAAACCAGTTTGGCAGAACTCTTAAATAATATTGAGATTGCTACAGTTACCAGTGATTTTCTACCGACTGCTGAGACGATAAATTTTATTGAATCGTTACTTAAAACTCAAGTCAAAGTAATTTATGTTGCTTCAGAACCAACGTCAGAAATTATTTCTCAGCTTTGGGCAATTGGTTGTCAGGGGATTGTAGCTCAATCTCAACTAAAATCCCAATTAACAGTCGCCATTACTGCTATTGATAGTGGTGGAAGTTACTATTCTCAAAGCATTTTAGATAATTATATGACTATGCTCGGCTCGTTGGTAAAATTATTTGCCGATTTAGATTCGGTACTAGCTATACTTACTCCTAAAGAGCTGGAAATATTTGAGTTGTATATAGTGGGAGAATCTTTAGTCAGTATCATGAAACAACTAAATATAGCCAAAACCACTTTAAATACCCATATGGAATCAATCCGAACTAAATTTGGTGTTCGGGCAAATCGGGAAATTATCGCTAAATACCAGATTTGCCAATTACGGTGACATACTCCCGACTCTGATGCTACGCATACAGAGCGGGCTTCTCAGTGACTCCTGCTATTGCATCGGACGTTACCTGAGCTTTACCGACGGAATGCCCTACCGCCAGATATTTGATGTTAATTGCTGCGTTGTGGTCACGGTCAAGCGTCAGTCCGCATTCATGACAAGCATGAATTCTGTCCTTTAGTTCTTTTGGGACTTTCGTACCGCATCCAGAGCAGTTTTGAGATGTACCGTTTGGATTCACAGCCATTGCAAGCAATCCAGCTTTTTCAGCTTTGATTGAGAGAATTTGCAAGAATTGACCCCATCCAGCATCATGGGTTGACTTTGCCAGTCGTGTTTTGGCAATGCCTTTAATATTTAGCTTTTCATGTGCAACGTGCTTTCCTTGAAATAAAAGCTTTTGAACTGTTTTGTAATGAAAGTCTTTGCGCTGATTTGAGACTTTCAGATGCTCCTTAGAGACTCTTTTTATCGCTTTCTTGCGGCGATTCGAGCTTTTCTTCTTGCGTGATAGAGAACGCTGCAACCGCTTCAGTCGCTTTTCAACTTTGCGATAATGCTGTGGAATTTCGACTTTTTCCCCTGAGTCATCGACCAGGAAGGACTTCAATCCCAGATCAATGCCCATCGTGTTATCCATTGTCGGCATTGCTGGAGTATGTTCGGGAACAGATGAATCTTGCAATGATAACGTGATGTAATATCCGTCCACTTTGCGAGTAATCATCGCGGTTTTGACGGCAAACCCATCAGGCAATGGACGATGTAGAATCAGCTTCAGCCTACCGATTTTGGGCAGTTGAATGAATCGTCCATCAATATGCTTTGGTTTTACGGGGTCAGGAAAGGAGATCGAGCGATAGCGTCCTTGCCCTTTGAATCGTGGTTTGCCACTTCGCTTACCGTTGCTATCGCCACTTAACCATCGGCTCATAGTCTTCTCTACTCGTGCAATCACATCTTGTAGGGTGTGAGACGGTAATTCTTTGTATTCGGGAAACAGTTTCTTGGAATTGACCAAATCCCGTTTTTGAGAATAAAAGTCAGGACGGTCTTTTAACTCTGGTAAGTGGCAAATGAGCGGACAAGCATTGATGCCACAACGATTTTGCTCCACCAGTTGAACCGCTCTGCTAACCGATAATTATACTGTCGCCGTGCAAGTTCAAGCCATTGGTCGATCGTGGCTTGCTGGTCTTTGGTCAGTCGTAGTCGGTATTGGTAAGCGGTTTTCATGCTAGTATTGTAACGTAATTTGCGTTACACAATAATGCCTAAAACAACTTTTAATATTAGGATTGAAGAATCCGAGATGACATTGCTTGAAGCCTATTGCCAGCAAGTCGGTAGAACCAAGACGGATGTAGTTAGGGAGTTGATCCGATCCTTGAAGCGGAAGATATCTGATTATCCCGATAGATAATTGGCTGTTGACGACGAACGCGAAGCTAATCCTTTAGGACTCACCTTTCAGGTAGAGCGCGGGGCTGCTGCTGCAAAAGCTCAAAATCTTGTTAATGTCTACCAACAGCACATCAACATCAATCTAGCTGAAAGATCGCAGGTATGATACCTTAGCTGAAATTGGGTGTCTTTTATCTGTTGATTGAGCCAAATTAACTGTTCGATAGATATTTGGGTTAATTCCTTACGGAGAAAATAAAGTCGTTTGGGATTTTTAATCTCTGCTAATTTAGCAATAGCCGAATCATTGAGATTTTGACTGCTGCCAATAGCAGTTTGCATCAAGATAGTAAACTGTGTACTCAAGCTAGCTAAGATCGCCTGTTCGTTGGTGAAAGCTTTAAGTTTAGTTACATAGGTAGAAATCTCTTCCCGTCTCCGCCTAAGAATCATCTCCTTGAGGTCGATGGCAGTAGCATGAACAGAAGGGATTATTTCTTTCGTTAATTCTAAAGAAGGGGAAAGAGAAAGTAAGGCTAGAGTTTCTAAACCAGAACGCAGTAGAGGAAAGTTATTATTAAGGGCTAAAAGAAGATAGTTTTTAACCTCATAACTCAAATTTAAGCCAAATTGTTCTGCATAGTAGTCAATTGCTTGTTTAATTTCTCCCAAACTCCAGTTGCTTGGTAAAGTAAACTCGGAAAGTAGGTAGGGTTTTAATGCCTGTCCTAATTTAGTTCGCCCATCAAAGTTCTCACAAACAATAAACAGTAAGTTTTGAGACCTTTGTAGTTTGGCAATAGAAGAAGTGTTTAGTTTCAAGTCTTTTGGCGATACTTGCAATACCGTAGCGGTAACAGAATCGATTAAACTTTGGGTTAAACACTTAAAATAAGCTTCTTTAAGTTGATCGGTTTTGGAGTACTTCTTTAAATTGTTTTTCTTCAATATATATTGAATCTTTTGTTCGATCAGGGTTGTGTCGTCCCCTGTAAGTAAAATAATCATGGTAAAAATCTAATTACAAAATGCCAGTCTTAGATATTTATCTCGAACTGGCACGGGTTTTAACTGGTTGTCATCCAAGTCAGATACACGCTCCTTGGACAATCTGACTAGTTTGATGGCTAGTTTGAAAGGCAAGAGGTTGATGAACTGATTGCGATACTAGTGTAAGCAATTGAACCTGGGGATGAACTTGAGTTTGAGGTGTTGGTACTTGTCGAAAATCAGTCTGAAGAGGAGTATTTGTAGCTTGATGATGATTATGGATTAGCTCGTCTCTTATTGAATTTTCTGCTGTATTCTCTTTCTTCGGCTGCCAAACTGTAATTGCTTCGTACAAAGCCAAGCGACAGTTAGTAACTGCATTGGAACTCGTCCCTAAGCGATTGACGGCTGGTAGAATTACTTCTAAGACCCGATTGAGATTAAAGATAAACTCAGATTTGATATTGGGCATAGTCATCATATTAATGGCTGTATCCACCAAGCTAATTAACAATTGTTTGGGATAAAAGCCTTGCTCTATTATCCTCTGAACAATGTTATTGATAGTTAAGTAATCCCTCATCTCAAAGGCAAGAAATAGATTTTGAATCTCATGTAGACTGATTTGGGGACATAGATCTGCTACGGTTACTTGGGGGGAAATTGTTCCCAAAGTCTGCAAACATTGTCTAATCGAACCTTTGTTGTAGTCATAGATTATGTTTGCCTCCTCCTCAGTTAATGGGATCTTTTCGTTATGGGCAACACTATTTAGATAACCTATAACTAGATCTCGGTTGACAGTATTAAATCTCAAGATTCTAGCTCTAGATCTAATAGTCTCCAAGAGCTTGTCTTCTTCAGTCGTACACAACAAGAAGATAGTATTACGTGGTGGTTCTTCAAGGATCTTGAGTAAAGCGTTTTGTGCGGGCTTACTCATTTGATGTGCCTCATCAATAATATAAACTCTGTATTTAGAGATAACAGTATTAAGTTTGCACTGTTCAATAATCTCTCTGACATCATCAACACCGTTACGGTCAGCACCATCAATCTCATTAATGTCTAAATGTTGGTTTCGTAGGTGAGCTTGACAGGAATCACATTGATTACAGGGTTCAAAACCATCCCGCTGTTTGCAGTTTATAGCTCTGGCAATAATTCTAGCTAAAGTGGTTTTACCAGAACCAGATGAACCAACCAAGATATAAGTAGTGTGAATCTGTGGTTGATTGAGACTGGCAACAGCAATATTTACTGCCACTGACTGTCCCACAATTTGATCGAAACGAATTGGTCTATATTCTACGGCTAAACTCATATTCTTTTTATTATTAAATTCAAAAACCTACCCAGACCAAAACCTGGGTACTACATTTTCCTAACCAAGTCCGACAGGACTATTAACTAGAAACTAATTGAGCCAAACAGTACATCGTGTTTTTATCGTTGATGACGATACGACTAGAACCTTTTCTTTCTGCTTCTGCCTCTAAATCTAGTTTGAATTCTACAGTCTGCTCGTCAATTGCAGAGATGACCTTGATTAAATAATCCGTATGCAGCCAAAGAATTATAGATTCGTCACGATCGCAATTACAAAATACATTTTCGGCTCCACTACCTGTTTCTGTTGCATGGGACAACTGACAATTATCCCCTTCAATTTTAAATTCCACTTCATCAGACATTACCTGTTGTCTTTTGAGAGCATTTAATAAATCTAAACGATTGAAAGTCACGCCAAGATCGTTGTCTTCTAGCGACGCTTTGATTTTTTCTAGATCTGGATATTCGTCACTTTGAAAAGTTTCTAAAGTACACTCTGTATTACTCCAATTAAATCTTATGGAATTATCTGCAACAGAAAGAATCAAGTCCTGAGCATTACTAGCAATAAAAGAAATTGCTTTCTTAGGTAAAACTAGTTTGATATCTTCCTCAATTACTTCACTTACATCATCAGTCTCAACCTCTTCGATAATCATAGTTGTAGTCCCCATTCCTGGAGTAGATAAACCAGTTAAGGTAAGTATTAAAGATTCTTCCCCATCTTCATCTTCTAACCGTTGGATTTGGAAGCAGACCCCACTAGTCACTTCTTTGGGGTCACTATTGAGAAAAGGCAAAACTTTATCTAAAGCCTGTTTGAACCTATCGGCTTTGATTGTAGCTACAGGAATAAATTCAGAGTTATTTTGAGGCAGAATATCTTTATAAGTATTGAGTCGCAAATTATAAGTTCCTTTGCGATTGGCAATGCTGACTTCATTTGAATTTAGTTCCAACTTTTGAGTTGAGTTGTCTAATCTAGCAGCAATATCATTAAATTGTTTACAACTTACTTGAATTGGTTCTAGATGTTGAGCTTTGGTAGCCTTGTGCAGTATCTTTATTTCAATAGTATCTCCAGCAGTACTAAAAATTGATTGACTATCCTTAACTTCAATCTTTAGGCGGTCTAATCCTTTTTGGTTACAACCAATAGCCGTATTGAGCAGTCTTAAGTCTTGAGATAGTTCACCTGGTTTAATGCTCAATGTACACTGAGATGAAGATGTAGTTGACGCTGAGTTTGATGTTGGCGGAGCTTCTTCGTTCTTGTTTTGAATTTGATTTGTTTTAGTTGTTTTAGTAGTGGTTTTACTAGCAGTTCTTGGCATAATTAGTTTATCTATAAATTTAATAACGAGTTATCGCCCTTTTCAAGGCGACAGCCTTCTAAATACAGCTTGATTTGACACAAAGTCTGCCATACTTGCCATTTTGGACTGTGTTCGCTTAACTGTGGTTGACGGAGTAGATAGGCAGGGTGATACGTTGCCCACACTGGATACTCAAAATATTGATGCTGAATCCGCAATAGTTTCTCAAACTTAGTTGGGGTATTTAACATGGTTCTAGCTGCCACTTTACCCAGACAAAGAATCGCCTTGGGCTTAACCAAAGCAATCTCACTCTGCAAAAATCCCCAGCAACTTTGACACTCAGCTTTGGTGGGACTGCGATTTTCTGGAGGACGACAGCGTACCACATTGGTTGTATACCAAGACTCCAATCCTACCGACTCCAGCATAATGTCCAACAGTTTACCCGAATCACCTACAAAAGCTAGACCATCCTCATCCTCTACCTGTCCTGGTCCTTCACCAATAATCAATAATTCTGCTTGTTTCTGACTGTACCGCCCCGCTACTACTTGAGTCCGATATTTATGCAGCCCACAAGCATGACAATTATTTGTATGAGTTTCTAATTCTGCCCAGCTATGACAGACTAGCTTAGGCTTAAATTTAACTGGTGCAGAGCGATCGCCTATCAATGGCGAGCTAAATTTGTGTTGAGCCATATAAATTAACCAGAATAATAACTTGGTCAATTTAAGCCACCAGGCTATTAGTTAAAGCTGAAGTGTAACCAATGGTTTATCTCTCAGTTGGCGATCGCTTAACCGAACAGCTTATTGGTGTTAAAATTAAGCGAAATAAAAAAAGAAATATCGCTCAACAGTCAGAGCGCAAGCTCTTAAAGAAGAATTTAAGCGATAAACTCTGGAGGAAGTGACGATTTAATCTATTCAGGCAACTTATCAATAAATTTTGTCACTCTTCTTGCTTTGATAGTTAGTACTGGTTGATATCCTGCTGCGGTGGAATTGTCGTAAATTACAGTATGCTCAGTCTTCTGTATTGCTGTTGCTAAATTAGCTAAACTTCTTGTATATCTGCGACGCACATCTGGCTCTGGTACATTGTGTCCACCTTGTGCAACTCTTTGAGCCACACGCTTGATGTTGATTTGGACATCATTAACACCCACATAAATTAAGTTAACTTGCCAGGCATTGCTGAATGAGTAATGATAAATGTTGCACAATAGAGGAATGAAATGTCCTAAATGCGACTCAACTTCACCTAGAAAAAATGGTTACCGTCGCGGTAAGCAATGTTATCAATGTCGCGTATGCGGTCGTCGTCTTGGTGAGCATTCCCTTGCGCCTGTCGGCGACGCGGGGTCTCACCGCAGTTCGTCGAATCCCCAGTGCCCAAAAGTTACCCATTAGAGGTTAAACAACTATGCCTTAAAATGTATCTCAACGGAATGGGATTGAGAGGAATCGAACGAGTAACAGATATTCATCATACGACAATTATGAACTGGATTGAGGAGGCAGGAATGGAATTACCTGATACACCTGAAGAAGGCGAAATACCTGAAATAACCGAAATTGATGAGCTACAGACGTTTGTTGGTAGTAAGAAAAATAAGGTCTCCTAAAGGATACCGCTTCGCATATGGATTTGGACTGTGGTAAACCATTGGCAACCAGGTATTCTATTATGGACAGTCGGCGATCGCAGTAGTGAAACATTTAAGCGTCTTTGGTTGACTATCAAATGTTGGCAAAGTTTTTGGTACGTGAGTGACGGTTATCCTGTTTATCCTTGTTTTATTCAACCAGAAGACCATCTTGTGAGTAAAACTTACATGACCAGAGTTGAAGGCGAGAATACTCGACTCAGACACTATTTGGCTCGTTTACCCTCATGGGCAAGGGCAAGCATCGAAAGACTTTATGTTACTCAAAATCAATTGAAATGCTCAAATATTCAATTCGTCTGTTACTCAACTATCTGAAGTTTAAAACTGTTCCTGCGATCGCCTAAATCATTACTCATTCAGCAACGCCACTTGCCACCCTTTTTGTTTGGCTTGCGTCATCATCTTAAGATAAGTGTTGCCAGATAGGGTTGTTTCTACGGCAAAGCTTTCGTTATTAGCTAAATAGCTACGAGCGCGTAAAAGAGCCTGTTTGCCACCAGCTATTGCTGCTGTTTCAGGAGCATCTGGTCTAATTATTCGTGCTTCTAAATCGGGATCGATAACTGGAACGCCTAAAGTCTCTTGAGTGTAGCGAGTAAAGGTACTTTTGCCCGAACCGTTAGAACCTGCGATTACAGTTAGAATGGGTGTGGCAGCGGTCATTATTAAGGAAGGGGGCGGATAATTTCTTCAGTTCCGCTTTCGTCTAATTTGTATTCAAAACGACGACCATCTGGTAGTTCCATAATCGAAATTCCTGACCAAGAGTAAAAAATCGGATGACCGTTCGCTTTATGGATGGCAATTTCTTGTTTCAAACCATCTTGCGCTAGATGTGTCAGTTGCTCAACTAGTTGAGAAAACTCGCTTTCTGTTTTGATATTAGCTTTGGTCATTTTTAAACTTTTTTCAAAGGTTTTTAGAAGTATTGTCCCACTTTTACAGAACTTATTCTTTAGTGGAGCATATGATTAACTATTTTATTAGATTATTTAGTTTTCCTGCGGTGCTTGGGAACATTCTTAAATCTCACCTTTGATCTATTGCACTATTTTAGCTGTGTCAGTTCAGTACTGTGCGTTAGAACGGAAGGCAATTAGGGAGAAAAAATATCTTTGCTCCCTAATTTACTGTTATTTTTGCTGATAATATTTTTCAGAATATTCGTTTTTAAGTGATTGAATATTAAGTTTATGAACAGTTATTAATTCTTGAATTTTAGAATCACTAATTTCTGTAAGTATATAATCTTTAAATTCTTTGAAAAAAGATTTAACATTATCTCTAAGTGATTTAAGTTTTCCTTTTCTCATAATTTCGACATCATGGGTAAAGTTTCCTTGTGCTGAAACATTTTTCGTAGGAATAATTAATATCCTTTTTACCTTCTCTGTATTGTACTCTTGTTCAAACCAGGCACAATGATTATTCATTTGCCCCGTTTCAGTTTTAGTTATTTCATTCCGCGAATCTTCAACCTCACTCTTACATTCAAAGATAAAATAATCACTCTTAGATGCACACCAAAGATTATCTGGACCTTTCTTAAATTCTTTATCGGGTCTTTGACTTAAAAAACCAATTGCGTTACCTAAGTTTTGAAGTGCTTTCTCAAACTTTTCTGAAGGTTGACCAAAACTCAAGTTTTCAAGAATTTCGTTGACGCTCATCATAAGTTCTTCATGGTTTTTGTATGAAGATATCCAATTGTTAATTCTCTTGATTCTATTTTCACTTATATAGCTTAGTTTTTGATAACTTATACCTTCTTTAGGTTTTAAGAGCTGTGAATTTTTTTTATAGGCACTTTTTTGAATTTTGTTGGACTCTGATTTACTAAGTTTGTATTGATAACGAGCAAGAGTTTGTAAATACCAACCTTTTTCTATACATTCATCAATATCACAAGAGTTAATTATCGATTGCATATAACTTATTGCTTTTTCTGGTTCATTTTTACAAAAACTTTCTTCTGCTTTTCTTTCTAACTCTAAAATTTTAAATATATCTATTTTGGAAACTGTTTGCTGTCTATTATTCCTGCTTTCATCCATTCTTTCTTTATAAAATTCCTTCCAGCCTTCATCTCTATTTATACATTGCCCAATTAGGTCATAAATGATTTTGATGGGATTATGCTCTTGTGGCAAAATATCCTCTTTTGCCATTTGGGAAATTTCAATTCCTAGCTCTATCTGTTTTTGAGTTTGATTTGAAAAAAATCTATTTGAACTTGCGCTTCTAAGAAATTTAACTAAATCATCTCCAATCACAAGAATCACGCTATAATCTTTTTCGCCTCTCACACTTCTACCAAATCCTTGTTCTATTTTTTGAGCAGCTTTAATATTAACTAAATCACTATTTTCCCTGCATTCTTCTTCATATCTTTCAGTCAGAGAATCTGAATATGGCATTGAATCAATTATTAAAATACGACAAGCATCATCTGGAAGATCTATTCCGTCATATCTATTAACAACAACAGTTGTATTACTATAATTACCAACTTTTAATTTTTTAACCTCTTCAATAATAGTATTACTTTGAGTAACTACAGAACCTAGGTTTTTATAAAATTCCGCTTTTTTAAAGCTAGATGTAATTACAACTCGACCAAATTTTGCATCAATTTTGACTTTTGCAAACAAATTAATAATAGAGTCTCTCTTTAAATCTTCATGAATCACTGATGGAAGTATAATCATTTTTTCACCAGACCACTTTTCAATTTTAGGAATCAGTGAATTTTTAATAGCATTTGCATTTAGCCCAAGTCCTTTGATAAAAAAAGAATCATTTTGGGTTGTAGCTGACATTAAGATTTTGTGTTGAGCTTTACTGAAAGTACCAAACTTTTCTACTGGACTTAAGATAGTTGAAATTTCTAGTTGTTTTCCACTAAAAAAACATTGGCAATTATCAAGATCGTCTTTAATTAAATTCCAACAAAACATTACTTCCTGCTCGTTTTTATGTTTTAGTAATGCTTCTAAAAGTTCTGATTTTTTATCTTGCCAACTCCAATAAGGTACTGGCAGCAATATATCATAATCATTGCCTTCTTTTATTTCTAGAAAGCTACCTTCTCCTTGCTCTTTTAAATCATCTTCAAAAAGCTGAAGTAGTTTCTTATATAAAGGATGTTGATTGTTAACTCTTATTTTGAATGATTCATTAATAAAATCTATGCAAGCGTGTGAATCATCTAGAATAATTGTGTTAACTTTTTGATATTTTCCACCTGTACCAAAAATGGATTTACCATTAAAAAGTTTTTGAACATGAGTTATTAAAATCTTTTGTGAATTTAAAAATTGAGCGGGTAAAGAATTGTCATTACCAATATTGACATATCCAATACCAAATTTCTCTGCTTCTGAACAGGTTTGTTCAACTAAATATTTATTGGGACATACATATAGACAAGGAGCTTTATTTTCATTTAATTTCGATTGTAGTATTAAAAGACCAATCAAAGTTTTGCCCTGTCCAGTATGTAATTTTAAAATTAAGTCTTCCTCTCCTTTTCGATGTAAATACCATTCTGTTAGTATCTCCTTTTGTAATGGACGAAGAGGTCCTGTTTCGCTTCTTCGATCTAATTCGTCATAAATCTCAACTGGATTTATCTTTTTCTGAATCGATTTTGAACCTAGCTTACTTTTAAAATCAACCATTCGGCTTAATCTTTACAACAAACTTCTTGATGAAATAACTCATCAATCTTATTCGATACTTAAAATAAGTGCTATTGATTGCCAGAGCGATCGCCCATCTCTTTTGTTTTACCCATCTTTAAATCTATGCTTTACCCATAACTCTTGAAACTATTATGATCAGATAAATATAGGCATTTCCAAGCAGAAGCAAGATCGTGTAATCTTTGTAATCCTCCCCAAAGAGTTTTGACTCCAGGA
This genomic window contains:
- a CDS encoding ParA family chromosome partitioning ATPase: MDICILGLKGGIGKTTTAIHLAAYMQQFGDTLLIDADKNASALRWADRGNLPFKVCNVEGAVKHIRKAKHIVADTKARPEREDIKAVAKEYDLLIMPSPPRVLDLDALLKTRDILVEYGTNYKALLTITPPPRKRPGGSEKTPSSKEQEARELLEAEEIPVFVSAIYQYTAIEKSPLAGVTVDQYEDSYSTVAWECYQNLGREIYDGKK
- a CDS encoding ISSoc10, orfB transposase, which encodes MEQNRCGINACPLICHLPELKDRPDFYSQKRDLVNSKKLFPEYKELPSHTLQDVIARVEKTMSRWLSGDSNGKRSGKPRFKGQGRYRSISFPDPVKPKHIDGRFIQLPKIGRLKLILHRPLPDGFAVKTAMITRKVDGYYITLSLQDSSVPEHTPAMPTMDNTMGIDLGLKSFLVDDSGEKVEIPQHYRKVEKRLKRLQRSLSRKKKSSNRRKKAIKRVSKEHLKVSNQRKDFHYKTVQKLLFQGKHVAHEKLNIKGIAKTRLAKSTHDAGWGQFLQILSIKAEKAGLLAMAVNPNGTSQNCSGCGTKVPKELKDRIHACHECGLTLDRDHNAAINIKYLAVGHSVGKAQVTSDAIAGVTEKPALYA
- a CDS encoding phage SPO1 DNA polymerase-like protein, translated to MAQHKFSSPLIGDRSAPVKFKPKLVCHSWAELETHTNNCHACGLHKYRTQVVAGRYSQKQAELLIIGEGPGQVEDEDGLAFVGDSGKLLDIMLESVGLESWYTTNVVRCRPPENRSPTKAECQSCWGFLQSEIALVKPKAILCLGKVAARTMLNTPTKFEKLLRIQHQYFEYPVWATYHPAYLLRQPQLSEHSPKWQVWQTLCQIKLYLEGCRLEKGDNSLLNL
- the dnaX_2 gene encoding DNA polymerase III gamma and tau subunits, which encodes MSLAVEYRPIRFDQIVGQSVAVNIAVASLNQPQIHTTYILVGSSGSGKTTLARIIARAINCKQRDGFEPCNQCDSCQAHLRNQHLDINEIDGADRNGVDDVREIIEQCKLNTVISKYRVYIIDEAHQMSKPAQNALLKILEEPPRNTIFLLCTTEEDKLLETIRSRARILRFNTVNRDLVIGYLNSVAHNEKIPLTEEEANIIYDYNKGSIRQCLQTLGTISPQVTVADLCPQISLHEIQNLFLAFEMRDYLTINNIVQRIIEQGFYPKQLLISLVDTAINMMTMPNIKSEFIFNLNRVLEVILPAVNRLGTSSNAVTNCRLALYEAITVWQPKKENTAENSIRDELIHNHHQATNTPLQTDFRQVPTPQTQVHPQVQLLTLVSQSVHQPLAFQTSHQTSQIVQGACI
- a CDS encoding IS1 transposase codes for the protein MVNHWQPGILLWTVGDRSSETFKRLWLTIKCWQSFWYVSDGYPVYPCFIQPEDHLVSKTYMTRVEGENTRLRHYLARLPSWARASIERLYVTQNQLKCSNIQFVCYSTI
- a CDS encoding IS1 transposase gives rise to the protein MYLNGMGLRGIERVTDIHHTTIMNWIEEAGMELPDTPEEGEIPEITEIDELQTFVGSKKNKVS